In Aegilops tauschii subsp. strangulata cultivar AL8/78 chromosome 3, Aet v6.0, whole genome shotgun sequence, one genomic interval encodes:
- the LOC141042701 gene encoding uncharacterized protein translates to MQKLAGCVTSQGRFISKLGERTLLFFKLMKKKGPFEWTPEADLAFQDLKRYLTSPPVMLAPRPLEPLVLYLATMPHSASAALVAVREERQVRSSPHNTTPSAGTAQARDDATEATTPPTHDQALRDGIPGPAKASVGGQAPEIPSFQEAAQPPGAAGSIDAPDLVEHPVYFVSTVIRDARARYPMSQKLLLALLVASHKLCHYFQGHPIKVVSAYPLERVLRSPNAARRVAEWNIELLAFQLEFSMTRVIKGAALADFVAKWTDAPEPEAGENQSLSPGNEAPDGWFIYFDNAFAHQGTWAGAVLISPAQDKLYYAVQLYFQRGEKVCNNIVDYEGLIASLKAAAALGVKRLTIKGNSHLLVNFSNKVYEPRDKHIKAYLAEHVLRGTNKEADEITKRASRRQPQEPGVFEERLFKPSAPTPPGRRACATSGGTSLATNLTGNRLKQGGKLLADIHGGDCGHHSSSRTLVGKAFRSGFYWPTTLNDAAELVKSCEAY, encoded by the exons atgcagaagctcgcGGGGTGTGTAACCTCGcaggggcgcttcatctccaagctgggggagcgcaCCCTGCTGTTCTTCAAgctaatgaagaagaagggcccgttcgaatGGACCCCTGAGGCAGACCTGGcattccaagacctcaagagatacctgaccagcccgccGGTGATGCTAGCACCTCGCCCCctcgagcctctggtactctaTCTGGCTACTATGCCTCACTCCGCCAGTGCGGCGCTGGTGGCagttcgggaggagcgccaagtCAGGAGCTCGCCACACAATACCACACCTTCAGCTGGAACGGCGCAGGCCCGAGACGACGCCACGGAAGCCACGACGCCACCCACCCACGATCAGGCCCTGCGGGACGGCATTCCAGGGCCCGCGAAGGCCTCAGTGGGCGGCCAGGCTCCTGAGATCCCTTCTTTTCAGGAGGCGGCACAACCTCCAGGGGCTGCAGGCTCCATCGACGCTCCCgacctcgtcgagcacccggtctacttcgtcagcacggtaaTACGGGACGCAAGGGCACGGTATCCAATGTCGCAGAAGCTTctgctcgcgctcctggtggcctcgcaCAAGCTGTGTCACTACTTCCAAGGTCATCCTAttaaggtcgtctcagcctacccgcTGGAGAGAgtgctccggagccccaatgcCGCGAGAAGAGttgccgagtggaacatcgaacTACTAGCGTTTCAATTGGAATTCAGCAtgaccagggtcatcaagggagctgcCCTCGCTGACTTTGTGGCGAAATGGACCGATGCTCCTGAGCCTGAAGCTGGTGAGAACCAATCCCTCTCTCCAGGAAATGAAGCGCCAGATGGTTGGTTCATATACTTCGACAACGCTTTCGCGCACCAAGGCACGTGGGCTGGggccgtgctcatctcgcccgCCCAAGACAAGCtatactacgccgtgcagctctacttccagcggggcgagaaggtctGCAACAACATCGTGGACTATGAGGGGCTGATCGCCAGCCTCAAGGCAGCAGCAGCGTTGGGGGTAAagcgtctcaccatcaagggcaACTCCCacctcctcgtcaacttctccaacaaggtgtatgaGCCAAGGGACAAACACATtaaggcatacctcgcggag CATGTGCTCCGCGGCACGAACAAGGAAGCTGATGAGATCACTAAGAGGGCGTCAAGGCGTCAGCCCCAGGAGCCTGGTGTCTTCGAGGAGCGACTCTTCAAGCCCTCGGCGCCCACCCCCCCCGGCCGCCGAGCCTGTGCCACCTCGGGAGGAACTTCCCTCGCCACCAACCTCACGGGCAACCGCTT GAAGCAAGGGGGCaagctgctagctgacatacacggcggagactgcgggcatcactcgtcATCGCGCACCCTGGttggcaaggcgttccgcagtgGGTTCTATTGGCCCACGACACTCAATGACGCGGCCGAGCTGGTGAAATCCTGCGAGGCCTActag